The following proteins are encoded in a genomic region of Glycine max cultivar Williams 82 chromosome 18, Glycine_max_v4.0, whole genome shotgun sequence:
- the LOC100782214 gene encoding uncharacterized protein: MKKLCPNLDREDGLETVLEVPIPEEILTHKSGTTKAWHNMKNWMKPHAESRSNSASMAAVFGGKNTEIQLLLGVVGAPLIPSPIAPDNQPITRSIKDQHIEVSMAKYIVKQYVAAVGGERALNSVDSMYAMGQVKMAASEFSAGEGSVNSKKMVKVKNLQMKGEVGGFVVWQKRPELWCLELVVSGYKITAGSDGKVAWRQTPWHHSHASRGPPRPLRRFLQGLDPRSTANLFSNSICIGEKTVNNEDCFILKLEAESSTLRARSNSNVEIVRHTVWGYFSQRTGLLVQLEDSHLLKLKSHESESIYWETNMESLIQDYRSVDGIQVAHAGKTRVSLFRFGGGPETHSRTRMEEVWQVEEVDFNVKGLSIDCFLPPSDLKREEEENEESCGGGVVASNNNNNAKLPYKIRSASFRISASKVAAVNLDDSCTSSESDEDL, from the exons ATGAAGAAGCTGTGTCCCAATCTTGATCGTGAGGATGGGCTCGAAACCGTGCTTGAGGTCCCTATCCCGGAGGAGATTCTCACCCACAAGAGTGGAACCACCAAAGCTTGGCACAACATGAAGAATTGGATGAAACCACACGCTGAATCGAGATCAAATTCAGCTTCCATGGCAGCAGTTTTCGGAGGGAAAAACACTGAGATTCAGCTTTTGTTAGGCGTTGTTGGAGCGCCGTTAATTCCTTCACCTATCGCCCCTGACAACCAACCCATCACTCGCAGCATTAAAGACCAACACATT GAGGTTTCAATGGCTAAATACATAGTGAAGCAGTACGTGGCAGCGGTGGGAGGAGAGCGTGCTTTGAATAGTGTGGACAGCATGTATGCTATGGGGCAGGTGAAGATGGCAGCATCAGAGTTTTCAGCAGGGGAAGGGAGTGTGAATAGTAAGAAGATGGTGAAGGTGAAGAACTTGCAGATGAAGGGGGAGGTGGGGGGTTTTGTGGTGTGGCAGAAGAGGCCAGAGTTGTGGTGTTTAGAGCTTGTGGTTTCTGGCTACAAGATCACTGCCGGGAGTGATGGTAAAGTGGCATGGAGGCAAACCCCTTGGCATCATTCTCATGCCTCTCGAGGCCCACCAAGACCTCTCAGACGTTTCTTACAG ggTCTTGATCCAAGGTCCACTGCTAATCTGTTCAGCAACTCCATATGCATTGGAGAGAAGACAGTGAACAACGAGGACTGCTTCATACTGAAACTCGAAGCGGAGTCGTCCACACTGCGAGCAAGGAGCAACAGCAACGTAGAGATAGTTCGCCACACGGTGTGGGGCTACTTCAGCCAAAGAACGGGCTTATTAGTGCAACTAGAAGACTCACACTTGCTCAAACTTAAGTCTCACGAAAGCGAGAGCATATACTGGGAAACCAACATGGAGTCCCTAATCCAAGACTACAGAAGCGTGGATGGGATCCAAGTAGCACACGCTGGGAAGACACGGGTGTCCTTGTTCAGGTTTGGTGGGGGACCCGAGACACATTCCAGGACGAGAATGGAAGAGGTTTGGCAAGTTGAGGAAGTGGACTTTAACGTTAAAGGGTTGTCCATAGACTGTTTTTTGCCTCCTAGTGATTTgaagagagaggaagaagagaatgaagaaTCATGTGGTGGTGGGGTGGTTGcaagcaataataataataatgccaAGTTGCCCTACAAGATTCGTTCGGCTTCTTTTAGGATTAGTGCTTCCAAAGTAGCTGCTGTGAACTTGGATGATTCTTGTACCAGCAGCGAGAGTGATGAAGATTTGTAA